In Pirellulales bacterium, the DNA window TGCTGGCGTGGTGCCGCCGCCGATCGCTAGCTTCCTCCTCACGAGCGAGCATTTGGCGGAGGCCATCATCGCGCAGCAGCGCCGCTGTCGCACGAACACACTACAACTTTGCGATCACTTGCCCGCGACGGTCTATTCCCGCCTCCGTTCTGAGTTGCCGGGGATCTCGCTGGTTCAAGTCGTCCATGTGACCGGTCCGGAGTCGTTGGATTACGCGGTAGCCGCGGCGGCGCATGTGGACGCGTTGCTGCTCGACTCCGGCAATCCGGGGCTCGCTGTCAAGGAACTTGGCGGCACCGGGCGCGTTCACGATTGGACATGGAGCCGCCGCATCCGGGATGCCGTCGGCATACCGCTCTTTCTGGCGGGTGGGCTAACCGCGACCAACGTCGCTGATGCCATATCCGCCGTCGAGCCGTTTGGCCTCGACCTGTGCAGCAGCGTCCGTACCAACGGCGACCTCGACGCCGTCAAACTTCGAGCATTCTTTGCCGCCATTCCCAAGGGCGCCGCCTAACTCGCGTGTGGCAGCGATCCGCCAGACAGGTGCGGCGGCGGTCGCAGAGCTTGATCGATGGGCTACGGCGTGACGTCGTACTATTCTTGTTTGCGGCCTAGGATGCTTCTTGGGTTTGATTTCGCCGCTGGTGGGCGTTTAAGCGCGGGTGAATTGTGCGGCATCTAGTTTCGCCTGCCCGCGCGGTCGGGCTTGACGTTGGACTCGCCGGTCATCAACCGCACCTTGAAGCCGAGTGACTGCGACAACGCGACCATCTCTCCGAGGATATCGCCGTAGGCCACGGCGATGTGGTTGCTGTTGTAGTGGGCCATGATCGTTTCCCACGAGCAGCCGAGATCGGCGGCCATGAAGGGCCACTGCCGCGTGGTGCCGTTCCACCAGGCGTCGCGCACCTTGGGGGGGAGTTGCACCACCTCGCCGCGCCCCAGGTCCATCCACAGTTCACCCTCTTTGATGTGGGCGCGGGCCCAGGTCATCTCGCCTGCCAGGCTTTCGCCGGCGAAGGTGCCGCCGGGCACGGGGAAGTAGCCCTTGGGCTGGCGGTAGCTGTGAACCCCCTTGAGGGTGTCGGGATCGTGATTGAAGGCGTAGGCGCCGCACGATCCGCTGTTGAGGAGCACCCAGAGGAAGCGGCCCTTGTGCTCGGCGCCCCAGCGCACATCGTGGAACATGACGGCCTGATGCAACCCACGCTTTTTGAGGACGCGCTTCATCAATTCCATCGGGACCAGATTGCCTTGATCAGCCTCGGTGGAGGTGATGATGAGGTCGCCATTGCTCTCCGGTCGGCAAACGCTGTTGAGCAGCCCCTCGCAGAAATCGCTCGGCGGCAACAGCGGCAACAGGCCGAGTTGATATTGCCAACCGAGGCAATCGGCCTGGAACTCGTCGACCAGGTCGAGCACGGTGAGATACATGCGCAACTGCTCGCGGGTGGCCTCGGCGTTAAAGTCCTCGGCGCCTGGCTCCTGCCAATGGAATTTGACCCCGCGATCGACGCAGAACTTAAAGGCGTCGTCGATGCGCCGATCGGTGATGAAGCGGCCACGGCTGATGAGCCAGGCCTGATCGACCTTGTGCTCGGTGAAGCCGATGGGGTTGAGCAGACGCGGGCCAAAGTAGCCATTAATCATGCCCATCGAGGTGTCGCCCAGCATCAGCGCCAGAACGCGGCGCTGGCGCAATTCGGCCAGCACCTCGTCGGCGACGCGGGCGGCGTCGGTCGAGACGGGCGCCGAGTAGCGCAGTTCGCTGGCGGAGTAGGCTACGGCGCCGGTAGAGCACCACTCGTCGAGCCGCTCCATGAACTGGCGATCTTTGGTCCAGTTGGGGGCATCGGTCCAGATGCGCGAGTGCTGGCGGCCCACGCTCTCCAGGCAGGCGCTGGTGTTGAGCAGCGCGACCAGACCGGGCCAGGTGCCCGAGAAGTTGGAGGCGAGCAGTAGCGGATTCTGCTTGCCGACCACGCCATCGCAGGTATGGGGGCCATAGGTCCAGTGGCAGAAGACGCCGATCATGGGATCGTCGATGGGCCCAAGCTGTTCGATCGATTCGTGCGGCTTGCGGAGAAAGCTGCGAATGACCTTGGGGCGGCGGCCAAGCTTTTTGAGCGCTTCGGTAAGCTGCTCGGTGGTTTCGCGCACTTGCGGCGTGGCGAGTTGATTGGGCTCGGCGCGGTAGTCGCCCGGCCAGAAGACGACGACGTTCTTGGACATGGACTCACACTCTCCGATAAGCGGGAAACAGAATCGGAAGTATGAGTTTGCGACGTGAATCGCCGGCCGTCTAGGGGCGGCAAGTTCGCGTCGCGCCTTTGGCGACGGCACGGCCTGGGTTGCAACGGGCCGCGCCCTGCCCCGTATCGCCAAAGGACGGTCACGAATGTTGCTGGCGCCTGCTTTGGTTATTGCGATGTGCCACTTGGGCCGCGCCGAACTGAGTCTGGCGGCCAAATTCGGTGCGTTGCCCCACAGGAGGTACGCCGCCGGTGGCGGCGCGTTGCGCGCTGTCGTAAAAAAATCTTTGAAAAGGAGAGCCGCTAGCCTTTGCCGCTTTGGTCGGAAGGCTCGTTGCCTTTGGCCGGCGCCGGCGCGGGGTCTGAAACCTTGCCCAGAAAGAGAATCTGGCCGGTAGCATTGTCGCGGATGGCAAAGACGAAGGGGCGATTGACGGCGACGACGGTGGGCTCGTCCTCCAGGCTCGCGCCAACCGCGTATCGAATGGCGGTGGCGGCAGCGGCCTCGGCGCCTGCTTCGTCGACGTTGATCCAGGTTTGATGCAGCACGTCGGAGATCATTAGCGGCTCGGCGGCGATGCCGGAGAAGTTGGCGCTGGTGGCGAAGGCGGCCGAGACGCCGAGCGACTCCAGCGGAGCTCGCAGATTGAGATGCGAACTGACGCGAAAGCGGGGAACCCAAAGAACGATATGGCTCGATTGGACCGCGGCCTGCCAGCGGTCGAACTTGGCTGGCGTAAGCTGGCCAATCCAATCGTTCA includes these proteins:
- a CDS encoding phosphoribosylanthranilate isomerase, encoding MQTRPRVKICCIKSPLEAKLAIDCGASALGLVSSMPSGPGVISEETIALIAGVVPPPIASFLLTSEHLAEAIIAQQRRCRTNTLQLCDHLPATVYSRLRSELPGISLVQVVHVTGPESLDYAVAAAAHVDALLLDSGNPGLAVKELGGTGRVHDWTWSRRIRDAVGIPLFLAGGLTATNVADAISAVEPFGLDLCSSVRTNGDLDAVKLRAFFAAIPKGAA